From the Xenorhabdus ishibashii genome, one window contains:
- the typA gene encoding ribosome-dependent GTPase TypA — translation MSINNLRNIAIIAHVDHGKTTLVDKLLQQSGTFGERAATTERVMDSNDLEKERGITILAKNTAIKWNDYRINIVDTPGHADFGGEVERVMSMVDSVLLLVDAMDGPMPQTRFVTQKAFAHGLKPIVVINKVDRPGARPDWVVDQVFDLFVNLGATDEQLDFPIIYASALMGVAGNDHTEMAEDMTPLYQAIVEHVEPPKVDLDGPFQMQISQLDYNNYVGVIGIGRIKRGMVKPNQNITIIDSEGKTRNGKVGKVFSHLGLERIESDKAEAGDIIAITGLGELNISDTLCEVNAVEALPALAVDEPTVSMYFCVNTSPFCGREGKYVTSRQILDRLKKELVHNVALRVEETEDPDAFRVSGRGELHLSVLIENMRREGFEMGVSRPKVIFREMDGRKQEPFEQVTLDIEEQHQGDVMQALGERKGEMRDMLPDGKGRVRLDYVIPSRGLIGFRTEFMTMTSGTGLLYATFSHYDDIRPGEIGRRQNGVLISNGQGKAVAYALYGLQERGKLFLGHGTEVYEGQIIGIHSRSNDLTVNCLTGKKLTNVRASGTDEATTLSPHIKKTLEQALEFIDDDELVEVTPVSIRLRKRHLTENDRRRANRSKEV, via the coding sequence TTGTCAATTAATAACTTAAGAAATATCGCCATCATCGCTCACGTCGACCATGGCAAAACCACGCTGGTTGATAAACTCCTGCAACAGTCCGGTACCTTTGGGGAGCGTGCTGCAACAACTGAGCGTGTGATGGATTCCAATGATCTGGAAAAAGAGCGTGGTATTACCATCCTTGCAAAGAACACTGCCATCAAATGGAATGACTATCGTATCAATATCGTAGACACCCCAGGCCATGCCGATTTTGGTGGTGAAGTTGAACGTGTAATGTCAATGGTAGACAGTGTCCTGCTGCTGGTTGATGCGATGGATGGCCCAATGCCACAGACTCGCTTTGTAACCCAAAAAGCGTTTGCTCACGGCCTGAAGCCTATTGTGGTGATCAACAAAGTTGACCGTCCTGGCGCTCGCCCTGACTGGGTTGTGGATCAAGTATTTGACTTGTTCGTGAATCTCGGTGCAACCGATGAGCAGTTAGATTTCCCAATCATTTATGCTTCTGCACTGATGGGGGTTGCTGGTAACGATCATACCGAGATGGCTGAAGACATGACTCCGCTGTATCAGGCAATCGTTGAGCATGTTGAACCGCCTAAGGTTGACCTTGACGGCCCATTCCAGATGCAAATTTCGCAGTTGGATTACAACAACTACGTTGGGGTTATCGGTATCGGCCGCATTAAGCGTGGTATGGTAAAACCGAACCAAAACATCACTATCATCGACAGCGAAGGTAAAACTCGCAACGGTAAAGTGGGTAAGGTCTTTAGCCATCTGGGCTTGGAGCGTATTGAGTCTGATAAAGCGGAAGCTGGTGATATCATCGCCATTACCGGTCTGGGTGAGCTGAACATCTCTGATACCCTGTGTGAAGTCAATGCGGTTGAAGCGTTGCCAGCATTGGCCGTTGATGAGCCGACTGTAAGCATGTACTTCTGTGTCAATACTTCACCGTTCTGTGGTCGTGAAGGTAAGTATGTGACTTCTCGCCAGATCTTGGATCGTCTGAAAAAAGAACTGGTTCATAACGTTGCACTGCGTGTTGAAGAGACTGAAGATCCAGACGCATTCCGTGTATCAGGCCGTGGTGAGCTGCACTTGTCCGTTCTGATCGAAAACATGCGCCGTGAAGGTTTCGAAATGGGAGTTTCCCGTCCAAAAGTGATTTTCCGTGAAATGGATGGTCGTAAGCAGGAGCCTTTCGAGCAGGTCACTTTGGATATCGAAGAACAGCATCAAGGTGATGTGATGCAGGCATTGGGTGAGCGTAAAGGTGAAATGCGTGACATGCTGCCAGATGGCAAAGGTCGCGTTCGTCTTGATTACGTCATTCCTAGCCGTGGTTTGATTGGCTTCCGTACTGAATTCATGACCATGACTTCGGGTACTGGTTTGTTGTATGCAACATTCAGCCACTATGATGACATTCGCCCGGGTGAGATTGGCCGTCGCCAAAATGGTGTGTTGATTTCCAATGGACAAGGCAAGGCAGTTGCTTACGCGCTGTATGGCTTGCAGGAGCGTGGTAAATTGTTCCTGGGTCATGGTACTGAAGTGTATGAAGGCCAGATTATTGGTATTCACTCACGTTCAAATGACCTGACCGTAAACTGTCTGACAGGTAAGAAACTGACTAACGTGCGTGCATCAGGTACAGATGAAGCGACAACACTGTCTCCACATATCAAGAAAACATTGGAACAAGCGTTGGAATTCATTGATGACGACGAGTTGGTTGAAGTGACTCCAGTGTCAATTCGCTTGCGTAAGCGTCATTTGACTGAAAATGATCGCCGTCGTGCAAATCGTAGCAAAGAAGTTTAA
- the fabY gene encoding fatty acid biosynthesis protein FabY, with product MYHLRVPQTEQELETYYQFRWEMLRKPLHQPSGSEKDGYDSMAHHQMVVDELGNPLAVGRLYINADNEGAIRFLAVHPHVQRKGLGTLIAMALESVARQEGVKRIVCSAREDAVDFFDKLGFQNRGLINGAKASPISHFLMIKPIISLDDILHRPDWCAELQQAWHKQIPLSEKMGLRITQYTGQRFITTMPEAGNQNPHHTIFAGSLFSQATLTAWGLIWLLLQERQLGGDIILVDANIRYRQPVTGRPCATADFNNMSGDLARLARGNKARVKVEVQVSGEHGVGSVFTGTYIVLPPERFTKA from the coding sequence ATGTATCATCTGAGAGTCCCTCAAACAGAACAAGAGTTGGAAACCTATTACCAATTTCGTTGGGAAATGTTGCGGAAACCACTTCACCAGCCCAGCGGATCCGAGAAAGATGGTTACGATTCGATGGCACACCATCAAATGGTGGTGGATGAACTGGGTAATCCGCTGGCTGTTGGGCGCTTATATATTAATGCGGATAATGAAGGAGCCATTCGTTTCCTGGCTGTTCATCCCCATGTGCAGCGAAAAGGATTGGGTACACTGATTGCGATGGCATTGGAATCGGTAGCCAGACAGGAAGGTGTGAAACGCATTGTTTGCAGCGCACGGGAAGACGCGGTTGATTTCTTCGACAAGTTGGGTTTTCAAAATCGTGGTTTGATCAATGGTGCTAAGGCGTCGCCGATTAGCCATTTCCTCATGATAAAACCGATAATAAGCCTTGATGATATCTTGCACCGCCCTGATTGGTGTGCAGAGTTGCAGCAGGCATGGCATAAGCAGATCCCTTTGAGTGAAAAGATGGGATTGAGGATCACCCAATATACCGGCCAGCGTTTTATCACAACGATGCCTGAAGCCGGAAACCAGAATCCACATCATACTATTTTCGCCGGTAGCTTATTTTCTCAGGCCACGTTAACCGCATGGGGACTGATTTGGTTGTTGTTACAGGAGCGCCAGTTAGGGGGAGATATCATTTTAGTGGATGCCAATATTCGTTATCGACAACCGGTTACAGGGCGCCCCTGTGCAACCGCGGATTTCAATAATATGAGCGGAGACCTTGCTCGCCTTGCCCGCGGTAATAAAGCGCGCGTCAAAGTAGAAGTGCAGGTTAGCGGCGAACATGGTGTAGGTAGCGTGTTCACCGGTACTTATATCGTCCTGCCTCCCGAACGTTTTACTAAAGCTTGA
- the yihX gene encoding glucose-1-phosphatase, with the protein MLYIFDLGNVIIDIDFKRVLAVWSNLSGTPLATLTSKFSLRELAEKHECGQISDTEFAERMCDEMEISLSFAQFAEGWNAIFIDVRQEVIELMNKLRAQGHRVVVLSNTNRLHIDYCSVHYPEITVSADFLYLSHELGMRKPNPDIFNYVLAAESMAAEQAIFFDDLLENVEAAKKSGIDAIHVADRSVIPDYFKSHDFSLPSKN; encoded by the coding sequence ATGCTGTATATTTTCGATTTGGGTAACGTGATTATTGATATTGATTTTAAAAGAGTGCTGGCTGTCTGGAGTAATCTGAGTGGGACACCACTGGCAACATTAACCTCAAAATTTTCGCTGAGGGAATTGGCTGAAAAACATGAATGTGGGCAAATTAGTGATACTGAATTTGCAGAAAGGATGTGTGATGAAATGGAGATCTCACTCAGTTTTGCACAATTTGCTGAAGGCTGGAACGCCATTTTTATTGATGTCAGGCAGGAAGTTATTGAGTTAATGAATAAATTGCGTGCCCAAGGGCATCGTGTGGTTGTGCTGTCAAATACAAATCGTCTGCATATTGATTACTGCTCAGTGCATTATCCTGAGATTACAGTATCAGCGGATTTCCTTTACCTATCCCACGAATTGGGGATGCGTAAACCCAATCCTGATATTTTTAACTATGTGCTTGCCGCAGAAAGTATGGCAGCGGAGCAAGCCATATTTTTTGATGATCTTTTAGAAAACGTTGAAGCAGCAAAAAAATCAGGCATTGATGCAATTCATGTGGCTGACAGGAGTGTGATCCCTGATTACTTTAAGTCACATGATTTCTCGCTTCCCTCAAAAAATTAA
- the dtd gene encoding D-aminoacyl-tRNA deacylase — protein sequence MIALIQRVTQAKVVVEGETIGEIGQGLLVLLGVEKDDTPQKAQRLCDKVMGYRVFSDEQGKMNLNVQQAGGSLLVVSQFTLAADTQKGLRPSFSGGAEPQKAEELYRYFVEQSRVTGVKTETGKFAADMKVSLTNDGPVTFWLQV from the coding sequence ATGATCGCATTAATTCAGCGTGTAACACAGGCAAAGGTTGTTGTTGAAGGTGAAACAATCGGAGAAATTGGGCAGGGGTTGCTGGTGTTGCTGGGAGTTGAAAAAGATGATACCCCACAAAAAGCACAACGTTTATGCGACAAGGTAATGGGGTATCGGGTATTCAGCGATGAGCAGGGAAAAATGAACCTTAACGTTCAGCAGGCTGGCGGTAGTTTGCTGGTGGTATCGCAATTTACACTGGCTGCGGACACGCAAAAAGGTTTAAGACCCAGCTTTTCTGGTGGCGCTGAACCACAAAAAGCAGAGGAACTTTATCGCTATTTTGTTGAACAGAGCCGTGTTACTGGTGTAAAAACAGAAACGGGGAAATTTGCGGCAGACATGAAAGTCAGTTTGACAAATGACGGGCCTGTGACTTTTTGGTTGCAAGTATGA